The region ATGAATGCTGTCGTCTTCTTAATGTCTCTCTTGTGTAATTTTGCATAGACTAAAAATACATTTCCAATGCTTCCATTTGTGATGTATTGCTTGGTTCCGTTTAATATGTATTTGCCGTTAGACTTAGTAGCGACAGTCGCCATACCTAATACATCTGTTCCTGCTCCGGGCTCTGTCATTCCCATACCAGCAATCCACTCGCCGGATATAACCTTTTGCAGATAACGAGACTTTTGCTCTGCATTCCCGCTATAATAAAAATTATTTACAAATAAAACTTCATGCGCTAAATAAGAGAGTGTAAACCCCGGATCATACTTGGACATTTCTTCATGAATGATAACAGCTGCTACTGCGTCTAAGCCCAATCCCCCGTCTTTTTCAGGAACGGTAACACCGAGTAGTCCCAACTCAGAAGCCAATTTTTGAAATACTTCTTTGTTAAAAGTCTCTGTTTCATCGTATTCTTTGGCTTGCAGGTCTAATTCTTGTTTTGCGAATTTCGCAACATTGTCTCTAAGCTCTGCATGTGCATCACTGGGATTAAACAAAATATCTTGTCGTTTCATTACACTATTTCCTCATATATTCCAATATAATCTAAATTTCTAAACTTGCCGCGGTAGTCCATTCCATATCCTACTACAAATTCATCTTCAATATCAAATCCAACAAATCGTATATTCGTTTTCGATTTATGCTTTTTGTGTTTTACTAGAAGAGAACAAACTTCAATCGAATTTGGTTTTTTCTTTTTTAAATATGCAATTAAATAATTTAAACTAAATCCGCTGTCTATAATATCTTCCACGATTAAAACTTTTTTGCCTTTGATATCAAGACCTACATCGCGTTTAATCAATACTGCACCGGAAGATTCTTTTCCATCTCCATAAGAAGATGCTTCTAGAAAATCAATTACAGAAGTGGATTTTATTTCGCGCATCAGATCAGCGGCAAACATGAATCCACCTTTCAATATACACAGAAGAACTATTTCTTCCTTCTTATAGTAAGCAGAAATTTCTTCTCCTAGTTCTTTTACTCTTTTTTAATTTTGCCGTTGTTATTAATTTTTTCATTGTTTTACCGGAGTCCAGAATAATATCAATTTGCCTGGAAACGTAGATATATGCTTCCAGGAGGAAATCGGAAAAGATAAACCAATCAAGGCAGACGTGCTAAATTTTTGAAAAAAAGAAAAGTCTTTGTATGCATTCTGTCTTAGAATCAATTGGTTTGCTAATTCCTCTAGTTCTGGATTATGCCCTAAAAATAAAATTGAATTATGCGAGTCGTCTGTATTTGTAATGAGATTATAAAAAACTCCAATATTTGCTTCATATAAAAGTGGGGTTACTTCTACATTCTTAAACAAGTCATTGTTTTTATTTACAATCTCTAAAGTTTCCACGGCACGCTTTGCATCAGAGACATAGGCAATATCTACACGGAGACTTCTATCCTTTAAAAAAGAGCGCACTGCCTTTGCATTCTTGCGTCCCCTTTCTGAAATAGGTCTTTCATGATCGATTCGGAATTCAGCAGCCCAGTCTGATTTTGCATGTCTCAGAAGATAAATTGTTTTTAGAGAATCCATATAACGATTGAGTTCATTTGAAATGATTCGGGTCAAGCAGAATTAGGTCAATTTGGTTATTGACTCATAACTAGAACCATGTTCTATGGAGTCATAAAGAAAACAAAAAGGTGTAA is a window of Leptospiraceae bacterium DNA encoding:
- the hpt gene encoding hypoxanthine phosphoribosyltransferase produces the protein MSAYYKKEEIVLLCILKGGFMFAADLMREIKSTSVIDFLEASSYGDGKESSGAVLIKRDVGLDIKGKKVLIVEDIIDSGFSLNYLIAYLKKKKPNSIEVCSLLVKHKKHKSKTNIRFVGFDIEDEFVVGYGMDYRGKFRNLDYIGIYEEIV
- a CDS encoding histidine phosphatase family protein → MTRIISNELNRYMDSLKTIYLLRHAKSDWAAEFRIDHERPISERGRKNAKAVRSFLKDRSLRVDIAYVSDAKRAVETLEIVNKNNDLFKNVEVTPLLYEANIGVFYNLITNTDDSHNSILFLGHNPELEELANQLILRQNAYKDFSFFQKFSTSALIGLSFPISSWKHISTFPGKLILFWTPVKQ